The following coding sequences are from one Mesotoga sp. Brook.08.105.5.1 window:
- a CDS encoding LacI family DNA-binding transcriptional regulator: MKKPTIKDVAALSGVGTGTVSRVLNGGSVKEATRIKVVRAIEKLGYQPNQTARTLAGGKTRRILFLMPEVRTEFHWRVMKSFDDYLDMKNYEMVIYPVFSERRLSRLRRDLALLHDSDGAVVCTMNTEFLLKNGIDFGTNIVFFEAQSEEYDCVYLDNVMGGRMAAELLIECGSSDFFVISFEEENTILATENFEKRIEGFIDILRDKGYDFDPERLVYTSFFFETAHEKIARILSENTKPGIFALADNFALEVLQTAAAMKKIPGKDFFLVGYDNQSWTQRAGLTTIEQPMEEMGKKTAELIIQKIEAPGQYVQPVRFLPKLKRRRTA; this comes from the coding sequence TTGAAGAAGCCAACTATTAAGGATGTTGCAGCTCTTTCCGGAGTTGGAACCGGTACCGTTTCGCGTGTACTAAATGGCGGTTCTGTTAAAGAGGCAACCAGGATTAAGGTTGTTAGAGCGATTGAGAAATTAGGTTATCAACCGAATCAAACGGCAAGAACACTGGCGGGAGGCAAGACAAGAAGAATTCTCTTCCTGATGCCGGAAGTCAGGACTGAGTTCCATTGGAGAGTTATGAAGTCGTTTGATGACTATCTCGACATGAAAAACTACGAGATGGTAATTTATCCTGTGTTTTCGGAAAGGAGACTGAGCAGACTTAGGAGAGATCTTGCTTTGCTTCATGACTCAGATGGGGCTGTAGTTTGTACAATGAACACAGAATTCTTGCTTAAGAACGGTATTGACTTCGGAACAAACATAGTCTTTTTTGAGGCTCAATCCGAGGAGTACGACTGTGTTTATCTGGATAATGTCATGGGCGGAAGGATGGCTGCCGAGCTGCTCATTGAGTGTGGCTCATCAGATTTCTTTGTGATCTCTTTTGAGGAAGAAAACACTATTCTAGCAACTGAGAATTTCGAAAAGAGAATTGAGGGCTTTATCGACATTCTCCGGGACAAGGGATATGATTTTGACCCAGAGAGGCTCGTCTACACATCGTTCTTCTTCGAAACGGCTCACGAAAAGATTGCACGGATCCTTTCTGAAAACACTAAACCCGGCATTTTCGCATTGGCCGACAATTTTGCCCTTGAGGTTCTTCAGACTGCTGCTGCTATGAAGAAGATTCCTGGAAAGGATTTTTTCCTTGTGGGATATGATAATCAGAGTTGGACTCAAAGAGCTGGTTTGACTACAATCGAGCAGCCAATGGAAGAAATGGGGAAGAAAACAGCGGAGCTGATAATCCAAAAGATAGAAGCACCAGGACAGTATGTTCAGCCGGTTAGATTCCTGCCCAAGCTAAAACGCAGGAGGACGGCCTGA
- a CDS encoding carbohydrate ABC transporter permease produces the protein MKKNRLLWFIGRVAFWVLVLFIFFYMLFPFYWAVNSSLKSEAQLQMTPATFVPVDGNGKFSPTLQNYVAVFNDGTFVRALWNSTIVAGLTTVLALGVGSFAAYAMGKLRFKGKKITLYLILSLTMFPQITVLSGLYAVITTLNLGARLSLILSYMIFTLPFTTWVLTAFFKELPTEIMQSAWVDGATPFQTFYMILLPLTAPALVTAGLLAFIAAWNEYIFALTFTTIAPQARTIPVAISLFTGSVSRQVPFGEIMAGAVVVTVPVVVLVFIFQRRIVQGLTAGAVKG, from the coding sequence ATGAAGAAGAATAGATTGCTCTGGTTCATAGGGAGAGTAGCTTTCTGGGTACTCGTACTGTTCATATTCTTTTACATGCTATTTCCGTTCTACTGGGCAGTTAACTCCTCGCTGAAGTCTGAGGCTCAACTACAGATGACCCCCGCTACTTTTGTTCCTGTGGACGGAAATGGAAAGTTCTCGCCGACACTTCAGAATTATGTTGCTGTGTTCAATGACGGGACCTTCGTTAGAGCTTTGTGGAACAGCACCATAGTTGCAGGACTAACTACAGTTCTTGCTCTAGGAGTTGGGTCTTTTGCGGCCTACGCAATGGGAAAACTTAGGTTCAAAGGGAAGAAGATAACACTCTATCTAATCCTTTCGCTAACCATGTTTCCTCAAATCACTGTACTCTCTGGGTTATACGCGGTAATCACAACGCTGAATCTAGGTGCTAGATTGAGTTTGATCCTCTCTTATATGATTTTTACTTTGCCTTTTACAACATGGGTTCTTACAGCTTTTTTCAAAGAGCTTCCTACGGAGATTATGCAGTCGGCATGGGTCGACGGTGCAACTCCATTCCAAACTTTCTATATGATCTTGCTGCCTTTGACAGCGCCGGCCCTAGTAACAGCAGGATTACTGGCATTTATAGCTGCTTGGAACGAGTACATATTTGCTCTTACATTCACAACTATTGCGCCTCAAGCAAGGACAATTCCCGTCGCGATTTCGTTGTTCACAGGGAGTGTCTCGAGACAGGTTCCCTTTGGCGAGATCATGGCTGGCGCAGTAGTGGTTACAGTACCGGTTGTAGTTCTTGTTTTCATCTTCCAAAGACGAATTGTGCAAGGATTGACTGCCGGGGCGGTAAAGGGATAG
- a CDS encoding sugar ABC transporter permease codes for MARKDKLSLAQKEQRTAYKLLIPALLILAAVAFYPLFQVFYTSLTDKVFASGKDEAPEFIGLENYKSLLGLTIRELPAVLDDSTGETLIDESTGRPVYERAIRVLPRSPIRYREWFQFSFFGRRYVVGARDPEFMKAIWNTLVFTVISVFLETILGLGVALVVNSNFKGKGIMRATMLVPWAVITVVSARIWEWMLQPTRAGLFNMVISRLGLGDGDLSFLSMSGLQMPTLIAVDVWKTTPFMALLILAGLQLIPRELYEAGRVDGASRIRQFLSITMPLLKPTLAVALIFRTLDALRVFDVFQVLMGNRMYSMASYNYYQLIGNRNMGLASAIGVIIFFLIGIFAVIYMRLMGVDEE; via the coding sequence ATGGCCAGGAAAGATAAGCTATCACTTGCTCAGAAGGAACAGAGAACCGCTTACAAATTGCTTATTCCAGCTCTGCTGATCCTAGCGGCCGTTGCTTTTTATCCCCTGTTTCAGGTTTTCTACACGAGTCTCACCGACAAGGTCTTCGCCTCGGGAAAGGACGAGGCGCCTGAGTTCATAGGGCTAGAAAACTATAAGAGTCTGCTCGGGCTTACAATACGGGAACTACCTGCAGTGTTAGATGATTCAACCGGAGAAACATTGATTGACGAGTCAACGGGTAGACCAGTATATGAAAGAGCGATTAGAGTCTTGCCCAGAAGTCCGATCAGGTACAGAGAGTGGTTTCAGTTTTCTTTTTTCGGACGGCGTTATGTAGTAGGTGCGAGAGATCCTGAGTTCATGAAGGCGATCTGGAATACGCTGGTCTTCACTGTTATTTCGGTCTTTCTAGAGACTATTCTTGGTCTTGGAGTTGCACTTGTAGTGAACAGCAACTTCAAGGGGAAAGGAATTATGAGAGCTACAATGCTTGTTCCCTGGGCCGTTATTACCGTTGTCTCAGCAAGGATATGGGAGTGGATGCTTCAACCAACGAGAGCTGGTCTTTTCAACATGGTCATTAGTAGACTGGGCTTGGGCGATGGAGATCTTTCGTTCCTCAGTATGTCAGGTCTGCAAATGCCCACTCTCATAGCTGTAGATGTTTGGAAAACAACGCCGTTCATGGCGCTTCTGATTCTTGCGGGATTGCAGCTTATCCCGAGAGAACTCTATGAAGCTGGAAGGGTTGATGGAGCAAGTAGAATTAGACAGTTTCTCTCTATCACAATGCCGCTTTTAAAGCCTACGTTAGCTGTAGCGCTCATCTTCAGAACGCTTGACGCCCTAAGAGTGTTTGACGTATTTCAGGTCTTGATGGGCAACCGGATGTACTCTATGGCCTCATACAATTATTATCAGCTGATCGGGAACAGGAATATGGGACTAGCTTCGGCAATAGGCGTAATAATATTCTTCCTAATCGGTATCTTCGCTGTGATTTACATGAGGCTTATGGGAGTTGATGAAGAATGA